In Solanum pennellii chromosome 3, SPENNV200, a single window of DNA contains:
- the LOC107013037 gene encoding probable membrane-associated kinase regulator 2 → METFNVLKFWRNSGTDTSSCRDIVSEIDELDYLRNPAIETDEETDDDTDSFFDLVFTGPDGRPKLDNNNSKSVSVNTPESPRDVFFKPKASISKPQSPISILRSAPKLRVFFLGLRKTKLEKVGIDDSSPASPKIQTQSKRFSVKCNVEEVRAPVNPVFTRDNSLRSKLQSEKEEELSVDESLKKFVRADVPKYLKLMKPLYARASKRYTDKISVSPLSSPSAQSMSSPRKSSEEKRVATFGSVRKHLGKSRSAASTFAGASSSPLNRRDDSLVQEQNDGIQGAILHCKRCYSSVAKSSVDLNRWSI, encoded by the coding sequence ATGGAAACTTTTAACGTACTCAAATTCTGGCGTAACTCCGGCACTGATACTTCTTCTTGCCGGGATATTGTCtctgaaattgatgaattagaCTACCTACGTAATCCAGCCATAGAAACTGATGAAGAAACTGATGACGATACCGATTCCTTCTTTGATTTGGTTTTTACTGGCCCTGATGGACGCCCAAAATTAGACAACAACAACTCCAAATCTGTTTCTGTTAACACACCGGAATCGCCGAGAGATGTGTTTTTCAAACCAAAAGCTTCTATCTCGAAGCCTCAATCTCCGATTTCAATACTCAGATCTGCTCCTAAATTGCGGGTGTTCTTTTTGGGCTTAAGGAAAACAAAGCTGGAGAAGGTAGGCATTGACGATTCTTCGCCGGCCAGTCCGAAAATTCAAACGCAGAGCAAGCGTTTTTCGGTGAAATGCAATGTGGAAGAGGTTCGTGCTCCGGTGAACCCTGTGTTTACCAGAGACAACAGTTTAAGAAGCAAACTGCAGAGCGAGAAAGAGGAGGAGCTTTCCGTTGACGAATCGTTGAAGAAATTCGTAAGAGCTGATGTGCCTAAGTACTTAAAATTGATGAAGCCATTGTACGCCAGAGCTTCAAAAAGGTACACAGACAAAATCAGTGTTTCACCATTGTCATCTCCTTCGGCTCAATCAATGTCCTCACCCAGGAAATCATCAGAGGAGAAACGTGTTGCTACATTCGGATCTGTTCGCAAGCACCTGGGAAAAAGCCGATCGGCGGCATCCACCTTTGCCGGAGCTTCATCGTCTCCGTTAAATCGCCGTGATGATTCACTTGTACAAGAGCAAAATGACGGAATCCAAGGCGCTATATTACATTGCAAGAGATGTTACAGCTCAGTAGCAAAAAGTAGCGTAGATCTGAACAGATGGAGcatatga